In one window of Gouania willdenowi chromosome 8, fGouWil2.1, whole genome shotgun sequence DNA:
- the whr1 gene encoding serine/threonine-protein kinase 19: protein MNRKRALISDTFRVKKRRNETKTFGVDINGDGLTDVKSSLEYLKTLFPRKLFNDALPQIMLKHQLYSIHSDKTLVDKEVSKLREGGELLMFQLGFDTEAFGLVFTSDYKAKVLAGEEGKVTRPVVEKFLEKVVTSCTELSFSKDKMLREFFFTDSEITQLVKSGVLTVRDAGSWWLSIPNSGKFTKYFIQGRKAVLAMVKKSKYGEVLQSEIEERRTTTQVKFHMKYHICDIVGAELVESIPSTSGALLRFVDS from the exons ATGAACAGGAAACGGGCTCTAATTTCAGACACTTTTAGggtgaagaaaagaagaaatgaGACCAAAACGTTTGGCGTTGATATTAATGGTGACG GACTGACTGATGTCAAATCCAGCCTGGAGTATCTTAAGACACTATTTCCCAGAAAGCTTTTCAATGATGCCTTGCCTCAAATCATGCTTAAGCACCAGCTCTACAGCATCCACAGTGACAAGACTTTGGTGGACAAGGAGGTG AGTAAACTGCGTGAAGGAGGAGAGCTGCTCATGTTTCAGCTGGGATTCGACACCGAAGCGTTCGGCCTGGTTTTTACTTCGGACTATAAAGCCAAAGTGCTGGCAGGAGAGGAGGGCAAGGTGACCCGACCAGTGGTGGAGAAGTTCCTGGAGAAAGTGGTGACTTCTTGCACTGAGCTGAGCTTCAGCAAAGACAAGATGCTCCGAGAGTTCTTCTTCACAGACTCTGAGATAAC GCAGCTGGTGAAGTCTGGAGTCCTGACTGTGAGGGATGCAGGCAGTTGGTGGCTTTCCATTCCAAACTCTGGAAAATTCACCAAGTACTTCATTCAAG GCCGTAAAGCCGTCCTCGCCATGGTGAAGAAGTCCAAATATGGTGAAGTCCTGCAGTCAGAGATCGAGGAACGTCGGACAACTACGCAAGTGAAATTCCACATGAAATACCACATTTGTGACATAGTCGGAGCAGAGCTGGTAGAGAG CATTCCTTCAACTTCAGGAGCTTTGCTTCGGTTTGTGGATTCCTGA